The following DNA comes from Lates calcarifer isolate ASB-BC8 linkage group LG2, TLL_Latcal_v3, whole genome shotgun sequence.
AGAACATGAGGACCCGCCTCTGCCCCGAGTCCAGGAAGAGCGCCAGGAAGCTCTACGATCGAGCTCTCAAATTAAGAAAGAACAACCACCACCTCTTCACCAGTGAGTCCAGTGTGAACCCCacagggagggagaaggggTTTGGTTTCAACAGGGACACACTTCACAGGCAGTTGACAATTGAGTGTCGCAGCGTCGGAGGCTGTGGCCACACTGCACTTGTTGTGCCTGGCCCTGTTCTGTCAGACCCCTCATAAAAGCTTGTTCAGCACTGACCGTCACACAAGAGCAGCCCCAGGCCCCTTTTCTCAGCACGCACTCCTCTGTCAAGTGATGTGGCGCGACCGTGCTTTAGGAGCATGTGTCGCTGTTGGTGCTTCAGATATTTGAGAGGGGTCCTGGAGAGTTTTTCTCTCAGCTCACgtcaaacacacagtgagctAAATCTGTACCGCTACACTTCTATCTAATGTGTTGCTTTTATTCTCAAAATTGGGCcacataataatattttaagatTATTATTTACTTGGAAGCAGAAATCAAAATACTTGTTTGATAAAGACAGCGTATTAAATGATAATATACGAGATAAGGATGCTCCCTGCAACATCTCCTCCTTTTCATTGAGGGAGAGCAGCTCTCTAATTTCACACTTAAAGCACTTTGGAGGGATGCCATGATTAGTTtacacacaacatgaaaaacatgataCTTAAAAACACTGCAATCATGTGCCTTTACtgtcagtgtggctgctttttttttttaagctttttagcTCAGGCCCAAATGGGAAAATTGTCAGATTTGCTACTTAGAAATTTTTCAGGTGCCAATCATGTCAAAGTGGCAGAGCATGTCTGGATTAGAGTGCATGTCTAAAATGAACTTTTAATTATGATGCTATGGTTGTACATAATTGCAAATTGAATAATTGTTAGTGCTTGTTTGATTGGAGAGACGTGTTTTTATTCTCCTTCTTTGTGCATTCAGCAACCATTAACTTGAACAGCATGAATGATGGTTGGTTTGGAGCACTGAAAGAGAtaatccagcagcagcagaaccagcTGGTGTGGGTTTCAGAGGGCaaggtaagacacacacacacatgcacacatgtataACCATAAGCACAAACATACATAGACAGATTCCAAAGAGAAAATACAGACTAGAAATCACTTCTTCTCGCtcatttattctctctttctcaggcTGATGGGGCAGCTGAGGACGACCTGGACATCCATGACGACCGTCTGTCCTACCTGTCGGCACCAGGCAGTGAGTATTCCATGTACAGCACTGACAGCCGCCACACCTCCGACTAcgaggacacagacacagagggtGGAGCCTACACCGACCAGGAGCTGGACGAAACACTGAACGACGATGTGGGTCCACCCACGGAGCCCGCCATCACCCGCTCCTCTGAGCCTGTCCGAGAGGACCCGCCTGTCATCCAGGAGCCCCCTGGCTACGCTGGTTACCAGCACACGGTGCAGCCGGACCCCCTGAACCGCATCGACCCGGCTGGGTTCAAGGCACCAGTGCCGCAGCAGGTAGCGTTTCTGAGAGCTGTACGTCTCCCCTGTTGTCTGGAGGACGTGGTGTGCGTTAGAAGGGTTTTCTGGAGGCGCTATTGAAggctcttttttatttttacagttattCCGTCTATCTACCAAACAGTATCAGTGGGAAAGTGAAAACTTTTGTGGTCAGGTATTTATCGCAATATataaatactatatatataaaatatatatctatatttattatattatttattttatctatcTGCCTCTTCATGTTTGTTGATTGATGTTTGTGAGcgtgtgttttttatttttaaaaaggaggaaaacttTTACTGTTACTCTTGTACTCTGTATTACAACCAGCTGTTATTATTGGTGTGGCTGTTGCCGATGTCACTGGGAAAAGAAACTTATATTTGTCCAAGTGTCTGTACCAGTACTCACCTATGTGCACTTCCTACCTTTGTTTTACCTGTGATTGGGACTGTGACGATATGACACCAGAAAGTATTATGTGCATGTTGGAAATGCCCGTGTTAATCCAGTGTACgtgtgaaatgtatttatcaATACCCGATTGGCCGTTGTGATAACCAAAACTAACCGTGTGTCGTCTCATGATGTGTTAACGAAcataaaaaggggaaaaaaaaaagaaattcctgTAATGTAACCGTAGAATTAAAATCACAGTAGTATTCTCTAACAATGAAAATTTGTCCTGCTGCTAATTCCTAACCCTCGCATGCCGTTGGTTGATCTACAGCTACTGTTAAATGTGGAGACGGGTTATTGGCTGTTTGTATCAGTGTAAGCTGTAGGCGCGAGTGAGGAGCAGACCGATGTAGAGGGTCTATGGAGGTAGTAGCACTTGTTAGAACTGCACCGTGGTGTGTCAGCGCGTGTTATTAAACATTTCTGAACCACTTCACAGAAAGCAGAGGCCGCTGCCGTCCCTAGCGTCCCCCAGCAGCTTGAGCCCCTGGCTGAGACAATGCCCCCTGCTGTCGACGTTACTGTAAAAACTGTAGGGGGTCTGAGCCCTGACGAGGCTCCTGCAGCTCCCCACAGCCAGCCAAGCCCCAACCCAGAGGCTGGCTCGCTTAGGAGGCCCACCCCTGAGCTAGCCCCTCAGAGCATCACACCAGAACCTCTACAGTCTGGACTGGCCAGTTCCGAACCAAAGGTATCCATCTGACCGTCTCTGGATGCTCCGTGGCCCAGCCCGGCTCGGCTCGGCTCGGCTCAGCTCAGCTCGGTCTGACCTGGCTGAcctcctgtgctgctgctgctgctgctgctgcttcctgtctacctacctacctacctccTGCTGCCacgcttctctctctctccttccgCCCTGCATGTGTGCTGACCACAGTGCTGCccagaagagacagagatgtgtgtgtgagagtgtgtatgggCGTTACTGTGCGTGCGACagtgcgtatgtgtgtgcacgtgccaGAGTGCGAGCAAACGCTGGTAAACAACAGTGGGCTTGGAGGTGATGGCTGCGCTGATATGCCTACGTGTTGACGAGCAGTGGAAATCCTGCAGCTCTCACTGTTGCTTATCCTCTTTGCATGGCTGCAACATGTTTGCCTCATTCTCTGTTAACCACTAGAAGTAGAtctgtttgtgctgtatttATCAGATTGAATGGATCGTTTCCTTGTAAAAGTAGCCAATAAttttccagctgttttattcatgttttgaaCTCCAGCTGTAGCCAAGTAACAAACACCATCCAAAGAGAAATCTCCTTCAGATTTAGATGGAAAATTAATGGTTACTTCTTAAATATGAGGattttgaatatgttttttgtaCAATGGGTATGTGCTCGTAATGTTGAATATTATTGTGGATGTTTAAGTTGCCTTTATAATCGCATCAAGACAGTGGGTGACATTTTCCTTAGTGAATGCAGCAGTGAACACGTCATGTGtcatgtgacaaaaacacaaattattagTCAAATTATGAATCGACTTTCAATAAATagtttaaatcacatttatatCATctgtttgtcacattttctcagttaaGAAAAATGGAACccattgttttgttgtgttttaacaaCTTTGTTattctttgtttatttaatttcagtgtttaatttgGAGTTGCAGTGGTACATTGTGATGTTTTTAAGCTGCAATGAGTGTTTGGCTGtgctgcagttttctgtttAACTTAATATATTATCTGACCAGTAACCCCTCCCTCTCAGTTTCTCTATTTCAGGTCTTTCCCTTCTCGTTTTCTTCTTCCGCAATTAATTTCACAGACTTGTTTTAATATTTCCCCCTCTCTCATCCTTTAACTGACTTTTTGTATGTCCAGTTTTTCatatcacatattttatatcTGTGCTCTGTGTTAGTGGATCCTGTGCAGTTGTTGACcttattctttgttttttatttgtcctaCAGATGTTTCAAAAGGATCCAtacaacacagacaacacaggGAGAATTGGTCACAGCATGAAGCCTGTGACTTACAACCCTCAGCAGGGATATCACCCTGACCAGCAGCCATACAGAGATTACGACCACCCGCCCAGTCGGTATGATGTCAGCAGCAGTGGAGTCAGCAGCGGAGGTGGTTATCCCGAACCAAAGTACCGAAACTATGACTCTAACCCGCCCTACGAGAACAGCGTGCCTCACTACGACCAGCAACAGTGGAACCCCTACAACCAGCCGCTCTCTACTGCCAACTCCCAGGGCTACGATCACCGCTTGCCGTACAGTGACGGCCCTGACTCCCAGTACACCCCTCCGCTCCGCTACGACGAGCCCCCACCTCCGCAGGGATTTGACGGACGGCCTCGCTACGGTAAACCGACAGGCCCGGCGCCTGTTCGTTACGATGATCCACTTCCCGCCCCGGCGCCTGACCTGCACTATGACCAGGATTCTCACCTGAGTACGTACCCCACTGCTGCCCGCTCCCCTGACCCCGCCGCCCAGCGGCCCGCCTACAACCAGGGACCAACAGTGCAACAAAAAGGCTACAAACCTCAGCAGTACGACCCCATTCCTGTGAACTCTGAAACCAGCCCCACACCTCCTCCCAAAGCAGAGGCACCCTCAGCTTCCCCTGTGGACACTCCAAAACCTGCAGCGGCCAGAGACGAGCAACAGGAGGAGGACCCCGCCATGCGCCCCCAGTCGGTCCTGACGAGGGTCAAGATGTTTGAGAACAAACGCTCTGTGTCCATGGACCGAGCCAGAGATACAGGAGATTCATCTGGAAGCAGGGTAAAGTCTTTAGCTTGTAGATATTTATAATTTATGCCCATGGAGTAACGATAGTTAACAGTGTACTTAACTTAAACATTTCTTTGACAGATTAGAGATTAACATTTGTACTTTCTTATCTTACTCATTGCCTTTACTCCTATAGGCAGCTGATTTACCCTTGAAAGCAGGTGGAGTAATCCCTAAAGCAAATTCTCTGAGCAACCTGGATCAAGAGAAGACCTTCAGGTAAGCCCAGGCTTACTCTGCTGTTACCGTGTTTTCACTCAGTCAGAGTAATGTGGGACTAAAACTCCACATCATTTACTGTGAAGCTCTTGGCCATTTGTCAGTGTaaactcttcctctcctgctccttctgCTTTACATTTTACTACTTTTTCCTCACTCCCACCCAGAGCCCCTGAGCCGCAGAAGCCTCAGTCCAAGGCGGCTGATGATATCGTGCGCTCCAACCATTACAACCCTGACGAGGACGAGGACTACTACAGGAAGCAGCTGTCTTACTTTGACCGGCTCCAAGCTGGCCCCAACAAACCCCAGCCACAAGCACAAACAGCCCACAACTACGCCAGGTGAAGCTCACTCCCATCCACGCATtcatcttgtgtttttatgaaacGTCCTGGGCGTTTTTCCTTTGACCTCTTGTCTTACATCTCACGATACAGGACAGAGTCAGTGGAGAAACCAAGTCCAGTGGAGAAAAAATATGAACCTGTCCCCCAGGTGACGCCATCTCTGCCGCCGGCCACACTGCCCAAACCCTCACCTGAAGGTAAAATGTgttcaattttatttcattttctcaagGGAAAGAAACAGTAGGATTCATCTTCCTGCtgtatttgccaaaatgtaCACAGTTTCATCCAAATAACAACTCGGAGACACACACTGTAGAGCTCCTCGGCTTACTCCCACGTCTCCTCCACAGCTAAGCCTCCTGCCCGAGAGGACACTGTCCAAACCAACTTCCTGCCTCACAAGAGTTTCCCCGAGAAGTCTCCAGTTAACGGCACTAGCGAACAGCCTCCGAAAACAGTCACGAGCACCGGGGCTCCACCAGCATCCAGCTACAACCGCTACGTGCCCAAGCCCTACACCACCTCTGCCAGGCCTTTTGCACGCATGTTCGACAGTCCAAAATTCAACCACAACCTTCTGCCCAACGACAAGCCTGACACTGCTCCGAAGGTAAGCAGTGTTGATTTAGTGCAGCAGAGATGTAATgtctaatgtcttttttttttctaaacaaaacatgacagaaatataaaaaaatatacacaaataaaatcgataaacataaataaaatggagTAAAATACCCAACAACAGGTCATTATGTTGTAAGTGATAAAGTTCTGTTGTTGGGAGAGGAATGTTGTCAGTATTCAGGTCTTTTCACGAACAGCGTGACGcgaatataaaacacaaaaatgtgagaTACTTGCTCGTGAATATTCAGAAACTGCATCTCCACCGCGGCCGGTGGTGAGCGTattttttaggatgtttgtgggacagtCTGAGGTCCTGTTGTGGGTGCAGCCAGGAGACCAAGGAGGCCTGTGTGATTGTAATCGTTTTTTTCCTGCGTAGTATTCgctgtctgtgtgaaaatactCATAACAAAAACGCCCTCAGTGTTTAAAGGCCTTTATTGTACGAGGGTTAATCCTGAGATTAACTGTTGAGCTGCATGTTGACTCTTGAGAAAGTGATTTGATGTAGAGAAATGTCTGTAACCAGCAAACAAAACAGTCTCGTCACactttgtatttttacttaGTGAGAGCAGATTGATCTGAAACAGCTGTTTCAATTCTGCACATAACTCCTGACtccctttgtgtttgtgagcagGGCCGGAGCTCCAGCCCAGTGAAGCCTCAGGTACCTCCACAGCCCCAGAACGCAGACCACGACAGCGGCCTGGACACTTTCACACGCACTATGGACCACCGCTCCAAATACCAGCACAACAACGTCAACGCTGTGCCCAAGGCCATCCCCGTGAGGTAACACACTCCGTCTGCCTGCAGGTTAAACCGAAGGTATTCAGTCTGATATGAGCGTGACAGTAAAGGTATCTGTCTCCCAGCCCCAGTGCCctggatgatgatgaagacgaAGACGAGGGCCACACTGTGGTTGCAACAGCTCGAGGCATCTTCAACAGTAACGGCGGCGTCCTGAGCTCCATCGAGACGGGCGTCAGCATAATAATCCCACAGGGTGCCATCCCCGAAGGAGTGGAGCAGGAGATCTACTTCAAGGTCTGCCGAGACAACAGCATCCTGCCGCCGCTCGACAAGGAGAAAGGTAACTCCTGCGTGTGTTTCCTTACTCACATCTAAATGATTGGTTGCTTTATGATCACATCATTTAGATGAGCTGTCACAGTAATGAACCtccagagaattatcacctgaatctgttcagctctctgtctgtaaGTTTACTTTACCAttctcagatgttttcagtgaaacaaAATCCACTGTACGCTACCCGCTCGGACTCtgacacagttagcaactagcaGCTAAAGtgccagatatttccctcaggaggtggtaCAACCACACACCAGCCAAACTGAACCTCTTCGTGTGCATGTGATTGTGCTCATCCTGAGTTTATAaccctgctctgtgtttgtgttcacaggaGAGACTCTGCTCAGCCCTCTGGTGATGTGTGGACCTCATGGCCTCAAGTTTTTGAAGCCTGTGGAGCTACGCTTACCTCACTGTGCGTCAATGACCCCTGATGGTTGGTCTTTTGCTCTAAAATCCTCCGACTCCTCGTCGGGTATgctgtgctctctctgttcttccGGGGTCGTTTGGGCTGGCTGTGTGACAGTTTGAGGGTTGTGGGTCACTGTTTTAGCAGATTTTACCCCTAGTTTTGGTTCTCGTCTTATTCAAAAACccctttaaaatatttaaaatgacataattTATTCACTCTCACAATGAGAATCAATCCAGGGGggaaaatctgtcttttttcataaTTATGGCTTTGGgttgattcattttcatcatttatagTTAACTCACCCACACAATCTCTCATTTGCTGAATCACTGGTTCTCCTCATGTGGTGTTTATTAATTTTACATGCTGAAATTGCAGTTATTTTTCTCTTGGTTTTCACCTCTGAGTCACCCTAACACAAGTTTCTTTTATGTCATTTAAAACGCATGTTTGGCTGCACAATCATTTAACTTCATCAGGTAGAATCACAGTGCATGCTGCTCTGCTACAGAGTGATTTTCTCACATAGCCGCCCAAATCCTGACCTGAAGAACAGCTTATACAGATCTTCCAGAAACTGGGACACTGTCATAACCAATAATGCCTGTTATTATCCtccaaaaaaatgaaaagttataCAAAGACATCTTGCTACCAAGTCGAAATATAGCAATCTAAATTTAGCTCCCTTCACCCCAgtggtttttcttctttcaagGTGGCAAGAAAAcaggttttcagtttttcagacaGGCAGATTTGGAGTCTGTTTGTGAAATTGGATCAGGGAAAGACAGGAAAGCAGACGTAGGTAAACCATTCACAGCTCTCATCAGCTGCAGGAGATCAGCATTCAAGTAAATCTCTTAAAATAACCTCAGCTCCACCAACAGCAAATTGTAATTTAGATCAAGTTTTTGAGACTTGACGTCATAGATAcagtagaaaaataaagttcCTATAAAAGCAGAAGTCAGAGAACAGTGTTTGTAAAATCCATATTTGGACCAGCAGTTTATTCAGGACAGAAATGAGATAAAGAGAAGATGATGCACAAATCACGTTCATAGAAATCAGAGCCGAGACAAACTCAACTTTATGTCAGTTAATCTATAACAAACTGATATTTGAGAAAGACCTGAGGCTCATAGAGAAGTTGAACTTCtgcaaagaaggaaaaagaagaacaggaaactgagtATTAATACTATCCTTCTCCTGCCCTGTCTTGAAAAACAGTGGTAATTTTGGCAGTGGTCAGGATTAGCTGTTAATTAGCCTCATTTTAAGGATGAGACTTGGAGGGCTGAATGAGATGTCCGCTCACTCCGTTGTCTTGCTGAATTGTGGGAGGATTATCAGGCTGCGTCGTAATCCTCTTATTGTAAAGCAAGGCCACTCTCTggcctcctcctgtctcctgtgGTTTTCTCTTCACTTTGATTCCCtgcttctcctttttcctcctcactaCACAACTCTGCATCTTACCGcctctgttctgtgtttgctgcgttattctgtttgtctctgtcttcgCTTATAGCTCTGTTTTTACAAAAAGAAACTCTCCATTGTCATGTGACAACTTGACGTGTGACCTGTGCTTTTCAAACCTGAACATCTGACACCTCATCGCCGTGCGGTGCCGCCTCACAGGCAGACATCAAAGAAAGGCCACAAACTCAGATGGCGTTTTTTATTTGAAGTTGTAAAGATCagtgtttgtgcacacacaccgCCTCCTGTAGGACTGAATTATTTCTGTTACTGCAGAGCTGCATTTTCAAAACATAAGATGGATGAGACGAGCATTTACGTCATAGTGCCACGGTTCACCAGTCCCAGTTTAAAGGGACCTTTAAGGCCGACCGGCGAGGGTTGTTTAGGCGAGTTTGTCGGAGCAAACGTTGCTTTATGATTGGTccaaagaggaaacaaagctGAGGGCTGTCCGATTAACATTTCTCCACCAAACAGGTCAGTAGACAGGTGTAGACTTCCTCTCAGTCGCAGCTCAATCACATCGACCAACGCTGCTCCACCACTCGGCTACAGTTCGACTGCATTTATATCACACTTTAAAATTAGCTCTTCACATGTCAGTGGCTCTTCACCACTGTACAAGTGCCAGCCTGCTCATTGGGAACTGTGAGATAACGTAATGACAAGGCAGAGTGACAAACGCTGATCCTTAGAGCTTGTATTTAAGGATTGTATCTGAGTGACTTTCCCTCTCTGCATCTGCTCTGATTATTGTCACATTTACCTTAAACTTCACCACAGGATTAACAGTTAAAAGATCGTCCGTTGATCTCAGCGAGGAGGCCGTGTTCATACAGTCACGTGTACAGTTTAGTCTGTCTACTGTATCGATGGACCTCTGCCAAGCCGGCTCTGCTTACCCCTGATTGATTACTGGAACTTTCCTCTTGGCACAGACCTGTATGTTTATAATTGCAATTACGCCGAGACCTCGCGGTCACTGAGGTTTAATTTGCAGTCAACAAGAGGCGAGGGGACGttcaataaaaaaatgaaattgctTTTACTAGTCTGTTTTGCCACTGTGCTTGGATATCGTCCACAAACTCGCAGTTTCACTAAACGTGGCTCGTAGACAATGGATGTGATCAGGTTCTGTTTTAAATGAGACCAGTGTTTAATGACAGGAgactctgtggtgtttttgcagGTGCTTTTAAAACACACGGCAGTTTGGGGTTTTCCATAAAAAGCAGCTGTTAACACTCACCGACCCTCTCCTCCCAtcccatctgtctgtcctcaggtgACCCAAAAAGCTGGCAGAACAAGTCTCTCCCCGGAGACCCCAACTACCTGGTGGGAGccaactgtgtttctgtgctcaTTGACCACTTTTAAGGACGGGGCCAGCAGGTGTGGTGTTTCTGAAAGTGGGAAAGCATGGTGGATAAAATGAAGAggacgaacacacacacacacacacacactcctaacatacacacacaccacattatgGAGCATGAAGAAGATCCAGTCAGTGCTGTTTACTGCACCGTGGATGAAGGCGAGACACTGATGATCTGTTCTTTAAACTCTTTTCCCAATTTGAAGTTTTGATGTGAAACTATTGATGCATGCCCCATGCCACTGAAGATTgacattatatactgtatacgGCAACgtttaatgtaatttttacaTGAatatagatggatggatggctttTGAAGCAGCGTACGTGCTTCAAAAATATTTATGCTAtatatgcatacagtatatatagtaGTATAGAGAAGATTTACTAAAAAAAATACTCGTGAGTTCAGTCGACATCTTGTTATTTTTCAGTTCAagtgactgaaaacaaatacCTACGTGTTTTTTTCCACATCGAGGGGATTTTAATGAAGGTTTGAGGCAGGACAGACGAGAGGTAAAAACCAGAGGTGGTGACATTTTGAAGGAATCGGCAAAACACAAGCTGGATATTATGAAcccaagcagcagcagcagcagcagcacactttTAGAGACGTTCTTCCTCCACTCCTTCCtttattcttcctttttcttgCAGTAATATCTCGTAGCTTACTTTCCTACCGAGTACCACGTCTCTCTCCTTCCAGCCTGAGGGAGATCTATGCATGTTCTTTACTCAGGTCCAGTAGCCTCCTCAGTTCTCTCCTCacatctatctctctctctctctcttctctctttcttctctttcttttttctgtctgtgcactcttgcactcacacacaaataagcaGTGATGCCTTATCTGCAGATTATTCACTTTTcattaaggaaaaaaaataagttatGATAAATTATGGTataatgtcatttgttttgccatttcattttttgtgaaCCCACTGTATAAATGGACTTGGGTTTAGTTCACAGTAACAGTCGATAAAGGATAACAAAGGTATGCTCTTCTTTTATCTGCTATGcattacttaaaaaaaacaagaaaacagaaaagaagtgGCTGTAAATAAAGCTAGCATATTGccttgtttcttttgtttgtaaatgaactttttgtatgtctttcttttttgtatAAAAACTtagagaaaacatgttttaaaaagtggaaGAAAGTGAACGTGGTTATCTTTGTATTCTGGATATACCCTCGAGCCTTGGAACTTATAACCTAACAATAATGCATCACACCTTTTCTACCGATATATTCACACACTAcgtcacaaaaacaaaaaaaggtctTTTCACGGCTGTTTGAGGATCAGGAACGTACTCGGgctaaaatacatttaaaacatgttctTTTTGAAAGGGTGTGCTCTCAAAGTGTCCCCCTCACTGATTTGTGATACTGGATGCTGTATTGTGTGCccttaaatgtatttttgtactAATAGACGATATATGATGTATGGCACACCAgtaccattttatttttagatataACACGGCTTTAATTGGATATTAGCTCTTCACGTGTGGctgactttttttctcctctacaACACAATTTTAAGTATACCACtgtattaataaataaaatcatttttaaagtaaagagtttgtgttaaaggaagttttttttccacctaCAAAGTGATTGCTGCTTTCCTTCCTTTTCACCTCTGATAATCACAACTTGTATTTGGCTTTTTTTCTAAGACTGCACTGAAAGATTATTTCCTTTATTAGTTCATGTCTAAATTGATTCATTGTTTAATCTGTTAAAGGacaaaaaatagtgaaaatgctCGTCAGGATTCATCAGATTTATTCTgaaactgcttgttttgtttgaccaacagttCAGAACTAAAAAGGTCTTCCGACCACAACACTGGAAAACCAGAATAACCTCTATTGATCAGCTTCAGTCTGAggatttttgtttgaaaatgatcaAACTTGTCTCCGGTTAATTGTTGTGTTCAGCAGCTTGGCTCATGTTTCACCGCCAGGTGGCGCAGGTGAGCTCTAAATGAGCAAGGTCAGAAACACAAAGGTCCTTCAGCTGTGACTTTAGGATCCtaacatttctgtttcatattcTGACCGGTAGAAAACATGTCGATGAGGAAGGAGGAGCAAACATAAATCAGGTGtgtgaagttttattttttctctccagctACACCTGAGATATTTGCTCTCACATTAACAGCCTgattcaaatgtgtgttttcatgaaatAACTTCACTGTTTCTGCCTTTCTGAGCACACACAGGAAGTGGTTCTCAACGTGTGGCTCCAGACCAAATGAGTGGACGCCTTCTAATGGGTCACAGTCCAAAGAGGCTGGAAACCACCTCTTTCATTAAACCTGATGATTTAATGATGCAGCCGCTGTCGTGTCCTGCAGCTCTTCAGGAGAAACTCCTCTCCAGGTGTGGTGCATTTACTACCTGCTCGGATCGTTACCTCCACCCTGCATCACGCAGAGCCAGTGTTCAATGACAATGCAGTCCCGGCGCTGCGGCTGGAGCTGATGTTAATCTACAGCCGCGGTGTTTTATTAAAGGTAAACCCACCTGAACTCAGCGTTTAAACGTCGCTCATTCGTCTAATTTCccgatttaaaaaaaaagaggagaaaccaTCCTGAA
Coding sequences within:
- the tjp1a gene encoding tight junction protein ZO-1 isoform X4; amino-acid sequence: MKYQKYITVMQMAMGVTASNKDCLPAKRQLWVTPPDGETSPSGAPGCSDGPIGATGGAGAMAMPATSTLSLPMSQGKPSLRRIKGRIHRSKSLDSIDLLDSNSAAMEETVIWEQHTVTLHRAPGFGFGIAISGGRDNPHFQSGETSIVISDVLKGGPAEGLLQENDRVVMVNAVSMDNVEHAYAVQQLRKSGKNAKITIRRKRKVQIPVSRPGDRETMSEHEEEDSDEDDGYEHHSGRGGQSAYGGASGGTGTGRRHDRERSSSGRRDHSASRERSVSPRSDRRSQASSAPPRPAKVTLVKSRKNEEYGLRLASHIFVKDISPESLAARDGNIQEGDVVLKINGTVTENLSLIDAKKLIERSKGKLKMVVQRDERATLLNIPDLDDSIPSANNSDRDDISEIHSLTSDHSNRSHGRGSRSRSPDRPEPSDHLRHSPRQISNGSHRSRDEDRISKPGAMSTPVKSSDDGVLSQASDQASSRDDKQLPPLPEPKPVYAQPGQPDVDLPVSPSDAPVPSAAHDDSILRPSMKLVKFKKGESVGLRLAGGNDVGIFVAGVLEDSPAAKEGLEEGDQILRVNNVDFANIIREEAVLFLLDLPRGEEVTILAQKKKDVYRRIVESDVGDSFYIRTHFEYEKESPYGLSFNKGEVFRVVDTLYNGKLGSWLAIRIGKNHQEVERGIIPNKNRAEQLSSVQYTLPKTPGGDRADFWRFRGLRSSKRNLRKSREDLSAQPVQTKFPAYERVVLREAGFLRPVVIFGPIADVAREKLAREEPDIFELAKSEPRDAGTDQKSSGIIRLHTIKQIIDRDKHAVLDITPNAVDRLNYAQWYPIVVFLNPDTKQGVKNMRTRLCPESRKSARKLYDRALKLRKNNHHLFTTTINLNSMNDGWFGALKEIIQQQQNQLVWVSEGKADGAAEDDLDIHDDRLSYLSAPGSEYSMYSTDSRHTSDYEDTDTEGGAYTDQELDETLNDDVGPPTEPAITRSSEPVREDPPVIQEPPGYAGYQHTVQPDPLNRIDPAGFKAPVPQQKAEAAAVPSVPQQLEPLAETMPPAVDVTVKTVGGLSPDEAPAAPHSQPSPNPEAGSLRRPTPELAPQSITPEPLQSGLASSEPKMFQKDPYNTDNTGRIGHSMKPVTYNPQQGYHPDQQPYRDYDHPPSRYDVSSSGVSSGGGYPEPKYRNYDSNPPYENSVPHYDQQQWNPYNQPLSTANSQGYDHRLPYSDGPDSQYTPPLRYDEPPPPQGFDGRPRYGKPTGPAPVRYDDPLPAPAPDLHYDQDSHLSTYPTAARSPDPAAQRPAYNQGPTVQQKGYKPQQYDPIPVNSETSPTPPPKAEAPSASPVDTPKPAAARDEQQEEDPAMRPQSVLTRVKMFENKRSVSMDRARDTGDSSGSRAADLPLKAGGVIPKANSLSNLDQEKTFRAPEPQKPQSKAADDIVRSNHYNPDEDEDYYRKQLSYFDRLQAGPNKPQPQAQTAHNYARTESVEKPSPVEKKYEPVPQVTPSLPPATLPKPSPEAKPPAREDTVQTNFLPHKSFPEKSPVNGTSEQPPKTVTSTGAPPASSYNRYVPKPYTTSARPFARMFDSPKFNHNLLPNDKPDTAPKGRSSSPVKPQVPPQPQNADHDSGLDTFTRTMDHRSKYQHNNVNAVPKAIPVSPSALDDDEDEDEGHTVVATARGIFNSNGGVLSSIETGVSIIIPQGAIPEGVEQEIYFKVCRDNSILPPLDKEKGETLLSPLVMCGPHGLKFLKPVELRLPHCASMTPDGWSFALKSSDSSSGDPKSWQNKSLPGDPNYLVGANCVSVLIDHF